A region from the Thermococcus sp. genome encodes:
- a CDS encoding molybdenum cofactor guanylyltransferase translates to MLGVIMAFPEKRWENYTIPVNDKPVVKLTEKRLLMGKRIERAITIVRRDKLKTYSLHVSNPIPVSARNKIEALLKALPDEPFFLVEGNMPLLMPFLVNYLAGLYYENEPEAVIPVWRDGSREVFHAVYEPEPLRDAVESAFAEGYKSFSRVVEFLDYEAVSIEELAKRNPKVTLSFFRVKSSLDIAFAEKTMAELKTRGELF, encoded by the coding sequence ATGCTCGGGGTAATCATGGCGTTTCCAGAGAAAAGGTGGGAGAACTACACGATTCCCGTAAATGATAAGCCAGTGGTAAAGCTCACCGAAAAGAGGCTTTTGATGGGCAAGAGGATAGAAAGAGCAATAACAATCGTAAGGAGGGATAAGCTGAAAACTTACTCGCTCCACGTCTCGAACCCCATTCCCGTTTCGGCGAGAAACAAAATCGAGGCCCTTCTCAAAGCCCTTCCAGATGAGCCGTTCTTTCTGGTTGAGGGAAACATGCCCCTGCTCATGCCATTTCTCGTGAACTATCTGGCCGGACTCTACTACGAGAACGAACCTGAGGCCGTAATCCCGGTCTGGCGCGACGGGAGCAGAGAAGTTTTCCACGCCGTTTACGAGCCAGAACCGCTGAGAGATGCAGTGGAATCCGCCTTTGCCGAAGGATATAAGAGCTTTTCAAGGGTTGTTGAGTTCCTCGACTACGAGGCGGTTTCAATAGAGGAGCTCGCAAAAAGAAACCCGAAGGTTACGCTCAGCTTTTTCCGCGTTAAGAGTTCCCTCGATATTGCCTTTGCAGAGAAAACCATGGCGGAGCTCAAAACTCGGGGAGAGCTCTTTTAA
- a CDS encoding ABC transporter ATP-binding protein, which yields MIRVENLHFAYRQREVLRGIDLTLGEEILALVGPNRSGKTTLAKHLNGLLRPGKGRVLVDGLDTREHTVAELSRKVGYVFQNPEHMFFEETVFKEVAFGPKNLGLDREEVEERVRWALKAVNLEGFEERTPYSLSGGEKQRLAIACVLAMRPKYLILDEPTTGLDLKAERSVVEVITSLREKGHGILLITHDMDLVLELADRVVLLNEGRKVFDGPVEEFFRLDVEGYGLERPELLILAEKLGTSFVRSAEELVGRVGGDLSVLR from the coding sequence ATGATTAGGGTGGAAAACCTCCACTTTGCCTACCGCCAGAGAGAGGTCCTTAGGGGGATAGACCTCACCCTCGGGGAAGAAATCCTCGCTCTAGTTGGCCCGAACAGGAGCGGAAAGACGACACTGGCGAAGCACCTCAACGGCCTGCTCAGGCCGGGAAAAGGCAGGGTTCTGGTCGATGGGCTCGACACGAGGGAACATACGGTAGCCGAGCTCAGCAGAAAGGTTGGCTACGTCTTTCAAAATCCCGAGCACATGTTCTTTGAGGAAACGGTCTTTAAGGAGGTTGCCTTCGGGCCAAAGAACCTTGGGCTCGATAGGGAGGAAGTTGAGGAACGCGTTAGGTGGGCCCTCAAAGCGGTAAACCTCGAAGGTTTTGAGGAAAGAACCCCCTACTCCCTCAGCGGTGGTGAGAAGCAGAGGTTGGCAATAGCCTGTGTCTTAGCTATGAGGCCAAAATATTTAATCCTCGACGAACCCACGACCGGACTCGATTTGAAGGCCGAGAGGAGCGTTGTGGAGGTCATTACGTCCCTCAGGGAAAAGGGTCACGGAATCCTCCTGATAACCCACGACATGGATTTGGTTCTGGAGCTTGCCGACCGGGTTGTTCTCCTCAACGAGGGAAGGAAGGTCTTCGATGGACCCGTTGAGGAGTTCTTCAGGCTCGACGTTGAAGGATACGGCCTGGAACGGCCGGAGCTTCTGATTCTGGCCGAGAAACTGGGGACAAGCTTCGTGAGGAGTGCCGAGGAACTTGTCGGGAGGGTCGGCGGTGATTTATCAGTTCTACGTTGA
- a CDS encoding biotin transporter BioY produces the protein MNAREISLTALFVALTAVSAQIEIPLGPVPFTLQVLMVLLSGLLLSARLGFLTQAIYLLAGAIGFPIFAGFTGGFAHLYGPTGGYLLAFPLASFIAGLFAERFKNPYLWIAGSLLALGVIYLLGWLRLGLYLGGNFAKALYIGVLPFVPVDTAKAILAVGIARAVKRALPEF, from the coding sequence ATGAACGCGAGGGAAATATCTCTAACCGCCCTCTTCGTGGCATTAACTGCTGTAAGTGCCCAGATTGAAATACCCCTAGGGCCCGTTCCCTTCACGTTGCAGGTCCTCATGGTTCTCCTGTCGGGTCTTCTCCTCAGTGCGAGACTCGGGTTTTTGACTCAGGCCATTTATCTCTTAGCTGGTGCGATTGGTTTTCCCATCTTCGCGGGCTTTACTGGTGGTTTTGCCCACCTTTACGGCCCCACCGGTGGCTACCTTCTGGCCTTTCCGCTCGCCTCGTTTATCGCGGGCCTCTTTGCGGAGAGGTTTAAGAATCCATATCTCTGGATTGCGGGCTCTCTGCTGGCCCTTGGCGTCATCTATCTACTCGGCTGGCTGAGGCTCGGCCTCTACCTCGGGGGTAACTTCGCAAAGGCCCTCTACATCGGGGTTCTTCCCTTCGTGCCAGTGGATACGGCAAAGGCCATCCTAGCCGTTGGGATAGCGAGGGCCGTTAAAAGAGCTCTCCCCGAGTTTTGA
- a CDS encoding multidrug transporter: LSSAIAGAMVSFIVGAGIADLSIELVGMKVRSKFYDIFASLPGSGIEKTLGVSIGMSLPALPYVIVLAFFLTVSGGVESLPLILFAVTTLWLWSVSLGTFLGVRIKEPLTVMRLSTILTTLLTVFPPVYYPLSVVPEPLRKPLLLIPTVSASTVMSGEPPELAFISLAF, translated from the coding sequence TTCTCTCCTCGGCCATAGCCGGCGCGATGGTGAGCTTCATCGTCGGAGCCGGAATAGCAGACCTCTCAATAGAACTCGTTGGCATGAAAGTTCGCTCGAAGTTCTATGACATTTTCGCATCCCTCCCGGGGAGCGGAATTGAGAAGACCCTCGGGGTCTCTATCGGTATGAGCTTACCAGCACTTCCTTACGTCATTGTACTGGCGTTTTTCCTCACCGTGAGCGGTGGGGTTGAGAGTTTACCGCTAATTCTCTTCGCAGTAACGACCCTCTGGCTCTGGAGCGTCTCCCTGGGGACGTTTCTTGGGGTGAGGATAAAGGAGCCTCTAACGGTTATGAGGCTCTCAACGATTTTAACGACGCTTCTGACGGTCTTTCCGCCAGTGTATTACCCTCTCAGCGTGGTTCCAGAACCACTGAGAAAACCCCTGCTTCTTATCCCCACAGTGAGCGCTTCAACCGTTATGAGCGGAGAACCACCGGAGCTTGCCTTTATTTCCCTGGCTTTTTGA
- a CDS encoding DUF1931 family protein codes for MAEMIIPYPQLQKILERTCELAVIKPRAEEMMDIVEKKLADLFEVAYENAKAERSSTIKMRHIPITKGFKNSLNLFRAVIEDEKVQIEPIRKYVLKKIPGDIPLEEDVVNELPIIAGTLFVLIGRVIKALHPEIKNVYPEHIEEAKKVLDYTL; via the coding sequence ATGGCCGAGATGATAATACCATACCCACAGCTCCAGAAGATTCTGGAGAGGACCTGTGAGCTTGCTGTCATAAAGCCCCGTGCCGAGGAGATGATGGACATAGTTGAGAAGAAGCTGGCAGACCTCTTCGAGGTTGCCTATGAGAATGCGAAGGCTGAGCGCTCAAGCACGATAAAGATGCGCCACATTCCGATTACCAAGGGCTTCAAGAACAGCCTCAACCTCTTCAGGGCCGTCATTGAGGACGAGAAAGTTCAGATTGAGCCCATCAGGAAGTACGTCCTCAAGAAGATACCGGGCGACATTCCACTTGAGGAAGATGTGGTAAACGAGCTTCCGATTATAGCGGGAACGCTCTTCGTCCTCATCGGAAGGGTCATTAAGGCCCTCCATCCCGAGATTAAGAACGTCTATCCCGAGCACATCGAGGAAGCTAAGAAGGTTCTGGATTACACGCTTTGA
- a CDS encoding energy-coupling factor transporter transmembrane component T, producing MIYQFYVERKSFLHSLDPRVKIIATLLGIASLMLFNDPKVLVPMFFLILFSGRLLGRLGIGEQLRLLKPLAFLVILTLFLWPLIYKPRLVGLLLGVSFSLRLLGFGLITFQLLMTTRQRELVLGFVKLGVPYEIGLTLTIALRYIPTLYGIANTIMDAQRSRGLELDRGNILSRIRKTVPILIPLIVASLKTAHELSIALESRAFGAGKKRTFYRDIEMRGTDYVVLSTVVLAFALLLYLRFVHGFGHMLIYRQ from the coding sequence GTGATTTATCAGTTCTACGTTGAGAGGAAGTCCTTTCTGCACTCCCTCGACCCAAGGGTTAAAATAATCGCCACGTTGCTCGGGATAGCTTCCCTCATGCTGTTCAATGACCCCAAGGTTCTCGTCCCCATGTTCTTCCTCATCCTGTTCTCGGGAAGGCTCCTCGGAAGGCTTGGAATCGGCGAGCAGTTAAGGCTTCTGAAGCCCCTGGCATTTCTGGTGATTCTGACCCTTTTTCTGTGGCCCTTGATTTACAAACCAAGGCTTGTGGGCCTTCTTCTCGGAGTTTCGTTCTCGCTTCGTCTCTTGGGCTTTGGCCTGATAACGTTTCAGCTACTCATGACAACGAGACAGAGGGAACTTGTGCTCGGCTTTGTGAAGCTCGGCGTTCCCTACGAGATAGGCCTGACCCTTACCATAGCCCTCCGCTACATTCCAACGCTCTACGGCATAGCAAACACAATCATGGACGCCCAGAGGAGTCGCGGTCTTGAGCTCGATAGGGGCAATATATTGAGCAGAATAAGGAAAACCGTCCCAATCCTGATTCCGCTAATAGTTGCCTCCCTCAAAACCGCCCACGAGCTCAGCATAGCCCTTGAGAGCAGGGCCTTTGGAGCGGGCAAGAAAAGGACGTTTTACAGGGACATTGAAATGAGGGGGACGGATTATGTGGTTCTCTCCACCGTTGTTTTGGCCTTTGCCCTGCTCCTGTACCTGCGTTTTGTCCACGGGTTTGGACACATGCTCATCTACCGGCAATGA